GCAAGCCGCCATTGATGAAGCCCGTCAGGGCCGTCGAGAAGGTGGAATTCCGATCGGATCTGTACTTGTAAGAGACGGAAAAATCATAGGACGGGGACACAATAAAAGAGTTCAGGATGGCGATCCGATAACACACGCGGAAATCGATTGTCTTCGCAATGCAGGTCGTGTAGGTGATTACAAAAATGCCGTTTTATATTCTACCCTCATGCCTTGCTACCTTTGCGCAGGCGCAGTAGTACAATTTAATATTAAAACAGTTTATGCCGGAGAGAATGAAACATTTTCAGGAGCGAAAGAATTCATGGAATCACATGGTGTGAAAGTTATCAATATTGATTCTGAAGAATGTAAAAAAATGATGTCTGATTTTATCGAAGAAAACCCTAAATTGTGGTTCGAAGACATTGGAGAACTTTAAGCTTTTCTCCGGAGGATTTTTATACAGCAAAAAATAACAAATGACTATATTAATTAAGAACGGTAAAATTGTGACTGCATCTGAAATTATGGATGCAGATGTTTTTATTGAAGGTGAAACGATACGCGCTATCGGAAGAGATTTACCCTTCAAAGCAGATAAAACAATTGATGCAAGTGGAATGCTTATCATTCCCGGAGGAATAGATCCTCATGTTCACCTCGACATGCCATTCATGGGTACTTACTCAAGTGATAATTATACGACAGGAACTTCAGCAGCATTGTTTGGAGGGACAACAATGGTCATAGATTTCATTTTACAGACACAGGGTAAATCTCTCTACCATGCTCTTGGTGAATGGCAGGGAAGATCGAATAACAATGCTTGTTGTGACTATTCATTTCATATGGCCGTAACAGATTTCAATGATAGTACAAAGCAGGAGATCTCTGATATGGTCAACAAAGAAGGAATAATTTCCTTCAAAACATTTATGGCTTATAAAGGTGCCTTAATGATCGATGACAGACAGATGGTTGGCTTGATGAATGAAGTGAAAAAACAAGGAGGAATGGTAACTGTTCATGCGACCAATGGAGATATGATCGATTACCTGATTGCCAAACACCGTGCAGAAGGAAAACTAGCTCCACTCTATCATTATTTATCGCAGCCGGAGATCACAGAATCTGAAGCTTCGGGGCGATTTGCAGATATGGCTTTTCATACCGGCGTTCCAGCTTATATTGTACATATGACCTGCGAAGGTGCATTGAATCAGGTACGTGATGCTGAGAAAAGAAATCAACGTGTGTTTGCAGAAACATGTATTCAGTATCTTGTGCTTGATGCTTCACTTTACGAAAAGAATTTTGATGGGGCAAAATGGGTAATGAGTCCACCCCTCAGAGAGAAAAAAGATCAGTCAGCATTATGGGCAGGAATTAATCAGGGAAGTATACAGGTTGTAGCAACTGATCATTGTCCGTTTAAGTGGGAGCAAAAACTTATGGGCAAAGATGATTT
This sequence is a window from Bacteroidota bacterium. Protein-coding genes within it:
- a CDS encoding nucleoside deaminase: MDEYMQAAIDEARQGRREGGIPIGSVLVRDGKIIGRGHNKRVQDGDPITHAEIDCLRNAGRVGDYKNAVLYSTLMPCYLCAGAVVQFNIKTVYAGENETFSGAKEFMESHGVKVINIDSEECKKMMSDFIEENPKLWFEDIGEL
- the hydA gene encoding dihydropyrimidinase, whose product is MTILIKNGKIVTASEIMDADVFIEGETIRAIGRDLPFKADKTIDASGMLIIPGGIDPHVHLDMPFMGTYSSDNYTTGTSAALFGGTTMVIDFILQTQGKSLYHALGEWQGRSNNNACCDYSFHMAVTDFNDSTKQEISDMVNKEGIISFKTFMAYKGALMIDDRQMVGLMNEVKKQGGMVTVHATNGDMIDYLIAKHRAEGKLAPLYHYLSQPEITESEASGRFADMAFHTGVPAYIVHMTCEGALNQVRDAEKRNQRVFAETCIQYLVLDASLYEKNFDGAKWVMSPPLREKKDQSALWAGINQGSIQVVATDHCPFKWEQKLMGKDDFSKIPNGHPAIEHRMELLFSEGVNKGKISLNKFVEVSSTNAAKIFGMYPKKGCVAVGSDADLVIFDPNEEHVITVDKHHMHVDYSAYEGWKVKGKTKTVILRGEIAIENNERKISPGYGKFVKRNKVNGII